The following are encoded in a window of Amphibacillus xylanus NBRC 15112 genomic DNA:
- the purK gene encoding 5-(carboxyamino)imidazole ribonucleotide synthase: MLTSSQRIGKTIGIIGGGQLGRMMATTARHMGYRLIILDPTPDCPAAQLADHQIVAPYDDLNAIKQLAEQVDLVTYEFENVDLNTARYLEARGLLPQGTKALEVTQDREIEKSLMVELNQPVAKFQMIKQKQDFTSAMERIGFPAVVKTCRGGYDGKGQLMLKSADDLQAAEALLEKSQRLIYEQLIKFDCEVSIVLTRSKTGDILYFPVAENHHRDHILHMTIAPARISASVMKKIKQAAEAIATALNVVGTFAIEFFVKGDEIYINELAPRPHNSGHFTIEACNVSQFEQHIRAICDLPLIPVLFHGGAVMINLLGDNLEVYLTRINQFKQAHFHYYGKKDIEPKRKMGHITCVAHNRDQLIETLKKQQFI; encoded by the coding sequence TTGCTAACGAGTAGCCAAAGGATTGGAAAGACTATCGGTATCATTGGTGGTGGCCAGCTTGGACGAATGATGGCAACAACAGCAAGGCATATGGGCTATCGGCTTATAATTCTAGATCCAACACCAGATTGTCCAGCAGCGCAATTAGCTGATCACCAAATAGTTGCGCCCTATGATGACCTAAATGCCATTAAACAGCTAGCCGAACAAGTAGATCTTGTTACATACGAATTTGAAAATGTTGACCTTAATACTGCTCGTTATTTAGAAGCTAGAGGACTTCTTCCCCAAGGAACAAAAGCACTTGAGGTAACACAAGATCGTGAAATAGAAAAAAGCCTTATGGTTGAACTGAATCAGCCAGTTGCGAAGTTTCAAATGATTAAGCAAAAGCAAGATTTCACATCGGCAATGGAACGAATTGGATTTCCTGCTGTTGTGAAAACCTGTCGAGGTGGTTATGACGGAAAGGGTCAGCTAATGTTAAAATCAGCTGATGATTTACAAGCAGCAGAAGCTTTGTTGGAAAAAAGCCAACGCCTGATTTACGAGCAATTGATCAAGTTTGATTGTGAAGTGTCAATTGTTTTGACGCGATCAAAGACAGGAGATATTCTCTATTTCCCAGTTGCAGAAAATCATCATCGTGATCATATTTTACATATGACAATTGCGCCAGCACGTATTAGTGCGTCTGTTATGAAGAAAATAAAGCAAGCGGCTGAAGCAATTGCAACAGCACTTAATGTAGTTGGTACATTTGCGATTGAATTCTTTGTTAAAGGTGATGAGATTTACATCAACGAATTGGCGCCTCGACCACATAATTCAGGTCATTTTACGATTGAAGCGTGTAATGTCTCGCAATTTGAGCAACATATTCGTGCGATTTGTGATTTACCGCTGATTCCAGTTCTGTTTCATGGTGGGGCAGTTATGATTAATTTACTCGGAGATAACCTTGAAGTATATTTAACTAGAATCAATCAATTCAAACAAGCACATTTTCACTATTATGGGAAGAAGGATATTGAGCCTAAACGGAAGATGGGCCATATCACTTGCGTTGCTCATAATCGGGATCAGCTTATCGAAACATTAAAAAAACAGCAATTCATATAG
- a CDS encoding NETI motif-containing protein yields the protein MSRLSKKNKRNQKRAKATESRAQKKQFELLDGETLDQCLERIKQAGYIPIRRMEKPIFEEIIENGEKRIIPIKQQIIFEVIMNKDER from the coding sequence ATGTCGAGACTCTCGAAGAAAAATAAGCGCAATCAAAAGCGGGCTAAAGCAACTGAATCAAGAGCTCAAAAGAAACAGTTTGAGCTTTTGGATGGAGAGACGCTTGATCAATGTCTTGAAAGGATTAAGCAAGCGGGATACATACCGATCAGGAGAATGGAAAAACCAATTTTTGAAGAAATAATTGAAAACGGAGAAAAAAGGATCATTCCTATCAAACAACAGATAATTTTTGAAGTTATTATGAACAAAGACGAACGTTAA
- a CDS encoding FtsX-like permease family protein: MKKTALNKLVFREILNSKARFLSIFILIFLGVGFFVGLQATGPNMLTTVDDYFDRQKLYDIHVQSTLGIEDEEVALLTNYSDVELIEPGYSQDVLIGDARHVVKLISYHPDHKLNQYLIESGRLPEKSGEIALDAREMIKNHYQIGDKVTLFADRDDTDLSDQFNEIEFEVVGFVNSPRFFTNESRGQTSIAGGQLDAFGVILEEDFNLPVYTDVFATFQGLRELDTFNDEYQHKSREHKANIEQILNDYGPERLSSIRSEAEEEISDAEVKIADGREELNEAREKLDKARAELDDGQEAIRDARRKLEKGYQELIDGESEYKKGLAKFEAEIADAEAQLEAGRKQLEVEADQLEKGFAELEAGEVELNRSAEEIANQRESLIGKQTDFTKLSEGIADLLKIPRQLISVFIPEKELAQLLSETEAIDLNGQTLADLLSGYIAGEVPADTIRQTLDQLEAELEAGLQQLNEAEQEIEKRRSELEVGKAELEAGQMKFDEARAELDKQTDLLAQERANAEAELAQARRDLDQGWQEYNEAVDLLEEQANQLAEAEAEYADGLTTFEKENKDALEEIEEAEADIAKAREELADLEEPTYYPFIREDQTQFVQFEENASLLSKLAKIFPAVFFAVAALVTLTTITRMIEEQRGEIGILKALGYSNLEISLKYYVYALSASLLGVVFGLVIGYTALPIIIFDAYGIMYNLPELILTNYWLYTLIAAAIALLSTVVTAWFVLRSDLKSQAAVLMRPKAPKIGKRILLERITPIWNRLDFIKKVTARNLFRYKQRMLMTILGIAGCAALIITGFGIKGAVEGLVDLQFGRVMKYDAVIILDDGADEEAEISYQAFVDSYKGIEQISTVFQQQFEISHPDQLTQDITVMVPEDEKSFTDFIQLKDRTSDQTYQLTDDGAIVTERLADLFDIVVGDIITITDSGNQSYELEISAITENYVGHYLFMNEAVYRSAIDDELNYNVNLLKHNQDENWEEAFSEQLMKEDQVINVTFIASMTEAFRDSMESLNVVVVVLIFAAAGLAFVVLYNLTNINISERIRELSTIKVLGFYDNEVTMYIYRENIMLTVMGILTGSIFGRLLFTFVLDTITQDGQMFDPSLHWTSYLYAGLLTFFFSTFVMWMMHHKLKRIDMIEALKSNE, translated from the coding sequence GTGAAGAAAACAGCTTTGAATAAATTAGTTTTCAGGGAAATATTAAATTCAAAAGCCCGCTTTTTATCAATATTTATCCTAATCTTTTTAGGAGTAGGATTTTTTGTGGGCTTGCAGGCGACAGGGCCTAATATGTTAACAACTGTTGATGATTATTTTGATCGTCAAAAACTATACGATATTCACGTTCAATCGACATTAGGTATTGAAGATGAAGAAGTAGCGCTTTTAACTAACTATTCTGATGTTGAGCTTATCGAGCCGGGTTATAGTCAGGATGTGTTAATTGGAGATGCGCGCCATGTGGTTAAATTGATTAGTTATCATCCTGATCACAAATTAAATCAATACTTAATTGAAAGTGGTCGCTTGCCAGAAAAAAGTGGTGAGATTGCATTAGATGCACGTGAGATGATCAAAAATCATTACCAAATTGGTGACAAAGTGACGCTTTTTGCAGATCGTGATGACACAGATTTGTCCGATCAATTTAACGAAATAGAATTTGAAGTTGTTGGCTTTGTTAACAGTCCACGTTTCTTTACCAATGAATCGCGGGGACAGACATCAATAGCAGGTGGGCAGCTGGATGCTTTTGGCGTCATATTGGAGGAAGACTTTAATTTACCAGTTTATACGGATGTATTTGCAACATTTCAAGGTTTGAGAGAGCTAGATACTTTTAATGATGAATATCAGCATAAAAGTCGTGAGCACAAAGCAAATATCGAGCAAATTTTAAACGATTATGGGCCAGAACGATTAAGTTCAATTCGTAGTGAAGCTGAAGAAGAAATTAGTGATGCCGAGGTTAAAATCGCTGATGGCCGTGAAGAGTTAAACGAAGCTAGGGAAAAACTTGATAAAGCACGTGCTGAATTAGATGATGGGCAAGAGGCGATTAGAGATGCCAGAAGAAAGCTTGAAAAAGGTTATCAAGAGCTGATTGATGGCGAGTCCGAGTATAAAAAAGGCTTAGCAAAATTCGAAGCAGAGATTGCTGATGCAGAAGCACAACTTGAAGCAGGACGTAAACAGCTCGAGGTAGAAGCGGATCAGCTTGAAAAAGGTTTCGCTGAGCTTGAAGCAGGCGAAGTAGAACTTAATCGATCTGCTGAAGAAATTGCCAATCAACGTGAATCATTAATAGGTAAACAAACGGATTTTACAAAACTTTCTGAGGGGATAGCTGATCTATTAAAAATACCAAGACAATTAATTTCAGTGTTTATCCCAGAGAAAGAGCTCGCCCAACTTTTATCTGAAACAGAGGCGATTGATCTAAATGGTCAGACATTAGCAGACTTACTTTCTGGCTATATTGCTGGTGAAGTACCCGCTGATACAATCAGACAAACACTTGATCAACTTGAAGCAGAGCTTGAAGCAGGATTACAGCAATTAAATGAAGCTGAGCAAGAGATTGAAAAACGAAGATCTGAACTTGAGGTAGGAAAAGCTGAACTTGAAGCAGGCCAAATGAAGTTTGATGAAGCTCGAGCAGAGCTAGATAAACAAACAGATTTATTAGCTCAAGAACGAGCAAATGCCGAGGCAGAGTTAGCTCAAGCTAGACGGGATCTAGATCAGGGCTGGCAGGAATATAATGAAGCGGTTGATCTACTTGAGGAGCAAGCAAATCAATTGGCTGAAGCTGAAGCAGAGTATGCGGACGGACTAACGACATTTGAAAAAGAAAATAAAGACGCACTAGAAGAAATTGAAGAAGCTGAGGCCGATATAGCAAAAGCACGTGAGGAATTGGCCGATTTAGAAGAACCAACGTATTACCCATTTATTCGGGAAGATCAGACGCAGTTTGTTCAGTTTGAAGAAAATGCCTCATTATTAAGTAAATTAGCAAAAATTTTCCCAGCTGTATTCTTTGCTGTTGCAGCATTAGTTACACTAACCACAATTACACGGATGATTGAAGAGCAACGAGGAGAAATTGGAATATTAAAAGCACTAGGTTACAGCAACCTAGAAATTTCACTTAAGTATTACGTTTATGCATTGAGTGCAAGTTTATTAGGGGTTGTTTTCGGTTTAGTGATTGGCTATACTGCATTGCCAATTATTATCTTTGATGCTTATGGTATTATGTATAACTTGCCAGAGCTCATTTTAACAAACTATTGGTTATATACTTTAATAGCAGCGGCCATTGCATTGCTGTCAACCGTTGTGACAGCGTGGTTTGTTTTACGTTCTGATCTGAAAAGTCAGGCAGCAGTATTAATGAGACCTAAGGCTCCGAAAATTGGAAAGAGAATTTTACTTGAGCGTATAACACCAATTTGGAACCGACTTGATTTTATTAAGAAAGTAACAGCACGAAATTTGTTTAGATATAAGCAAAGAATGCTTATGACAATCTTAGGAATAGCGGGTTGTGCTGCCTTAATCATTACTGGCTTTGGGATTAAAGGTGCAGTGGAAGGATTGGTTGATTTACAATTTGGTCGCGTGATGAAATACGATGCGGTGATCATTCTTGACGATGGCGCTGATGAGGAAGCTGAAATATCTTATCAGGCATTTGTTGATTCATATAAAGGGATTGAACAAATCTCAACCGTATTTCAACAACAATTTGAAATCAGTCATCCCGATCAACTTACACAAGATATTACAGTCATGGTTCCGGAAGATGAAAAATCATTCACTGATTTCATTCAATTAAAAGACCGTACCTCTGATCAAACGTATCAATTAACTGATGATGGAGCAATTGTTACCGAGCGATTAGCTGATTTGTTCGACATTGTCGTAGGTGATATAATCACGATCACTGACAGCGGTAATCAATCATATGAATTGGAAATCTCTGCAATTACCGAGAACTATGTTGGTCATTATTTATTTATGAATGAAGCAGTGTATCGATCAGCAATCGATGACGAATTAAATTATAACGTTAACTTGTTAAAACACAATCAAGACGAAAATTGGGAAGAAGCATTTTCAGAGCAATTGATGAAAGAAGATCAAGTTATAAATGTAACATTTATTGCATCTATGACCGAAGCTTTTCGAGATTCAATGGAAAGTTTAAATGTTGTTGTAGTTGTCTTAATCTTTGCAGCAGCTGGCCTTGCTTTCGTCGTTTTATATAATTTAACTAATATTAATATATCAGAACGAATTCGAGAACTTTCGACAATTAAAGTATTAGGTTTTTATGATAATGAAGTGACGATGTATATTTATCGTGAAAATATAATGCTGACTGTGATGGGTATTTTAACAGGAAGTATATTTGGCCGACTATTGTTCACATTTGTGTTAGACACAATCACCCAAGATGGTCAGATGTTTGATCCGAGCTTACATTGGACCAGTTATTTATATGCAGGATTACTGACATTTTTCTTCTCAACGTTTGTCATGTGGATGATGCATCATAAGTTAAAACGAATTGATATGATTGAGGCACTAAAATCAAATGAATAA
- the purE gene encoding 5-(carboxyamino)imidazole ribonucleotide mutase has protein sequence MVQVGVIMGSISDWDTMIHACKILDDFGVLYEKDIISAHRTPDDLFTYAKTAADRGIKVIIAGAGGAAHLPGMVASKTMLPVIGVPIQSKALNGLDSLLSIVQMPAGVPVATVAIGRAGATNAGILAAQILATNDQVIAEKLTKYEQSLKGKVAEMRDQLANE, from the coding sequence ATGGTTCAGGTTGGCGTCATTATGGGAAGCATTTCTGATTGGGATACGATGATTCACGCTTGCAAAATTCTAGATGACTTTGGAGTTTTGTATGAAAAAGATATTATATCAGCACATCGAACGCCTGATGATTTATTTACCTATGCCAAAACAGCTGCTGACAGAGGCATAAAGGTTATTATTGCTGGTGCAGGTGGTGCAGCTCACTTACCAGGAATGGTAGCCTCTAAGACAATGTTGCCTGTGATTGGTGTACCGATTCAATCGAAGGCGTTAAACGGATTAGATTCATTACTCTCAATTGTGCAAATGCCTGCTGGTGTACCTGTTGCAACTGTTGCAATTGGTCGTGCAGGTGCGACGAATGCAGGTATACTCGCTGCTCAAATTTTAGCGACAAATGATCAAGTCATTGCAGAAAAACTTACTAAATACGAACAATCCTTAAAAGGAAAAGTAGCCGAAATGAGGGATCAGCTTGCTAACGAGTAG
- the purQ gene encoding phosphoribosylformylglycinamidine synthase subunit PurQ — protein sequence MKSAVIVFPGSTDDLYEITSEILPGQVDRIWYKDSNLKDYDLIMLSGGFSYGDYLRAGAIAARTEIVTALKERAESGQLVLGVGNGFQILLESGLLPGVMLQNEGLDFVCKNNNLIVRNNQTTFTCNYQENEVITMPIAHGSGRYYCDNQTLEQLQANQQIVFSYQDNPNGSIGNIAGIINQAGNVLGMMPHPERATSALLGSEAGLKLFQSIIEKWREDHVNNS from the coding sequence GTGAAATCTGCAGTAATCGTATTTCCGGGCTCAACAGATGACTTATATGAGATTACAAGTGAAATATTACCAGGTCAAGTTGACCGTATCTGGTATAAAGATAGCAATCTAAAAGACTATGATTTAATTATGCTTTCTGGTGGTTTTTCTTACGGTGATTATTTAAGAGCGGGTGCAATTGCCGCTAGGACAGAGATTGTAACAGCTCTAAAAGAGAGAGCTGAATCGGGACAGTTGGTTCTCGGTGTTGGAAATGGTTTTCAAATTTTATTAGAATCAGGTCTATTACCTGGTGTGATGTTGCAAAATGAAGGACTAGACTTTGTTTGTAAAAATAATAATCTGATTGTTCGCAATAATCAAACGACTTTTACGTGTAACTATCAGGAAAATGAAGTGATCACGATGCCGATTGCTCATGGGTCAGGTCGTTATTATTGTGATAATCAAACGCTTGAACAGCTACAAGCAAATCAGCAAATCGTATTTTCATATCAGGATAATCCAAATGGATCGATTGGAAATATTGCAGGCATTATTAATCAGGCTGGTAATGTGCTTGGTATGATGCCACACCCTGAACGTGCTACGTCAGCACTTTTAGGTAGTGAAGCTGGATTAAAGTTGTTCCAATCAATCATAGAAAAATGGAGGGAAGACCATGTCAACAACTCATGA
- the purS gene encoding phosphoribosylformylglycinamidine synthase subunit PurS — translation MIKAVVEIRLKPGVLDAQGKAIEGVLDQYDVEGIEQVRVGKLVELRFATDKDIEAQVETLCEKLLVNHEMEDYHYTIEECGDE, via the coding sequence ATGATTAAAGCAGTTGTCGAGATTAGATTAAAGCCAGGTGTGCTTGATGCACAAGGAAAAGCAATCGAAGGAGTGCTAGATCAATATGATGTTGAGGGGATTGAGCAGGTTCGGGTTGGTAAATTAGTTGAATTAAGATTTGCGACGGATAAAGATATCGAAGCACAAGTGGAAACGTTATGTGAAAAATTACTTGTCAACCATGAGATGGAGGACTATCATTACACGATTGAGGAGTGTGGTGATGAGTGA
- the purB gene encoding adenylosuccinate lyase gives MIERYTRPEMGAIWTEENKYKAWLEVEILACEAWSKLGVIPAEDVKEIRENASFDVDRILEIEQETRHDVVAFTRAVSETLGDEKKWVHYGLTSTDVVDTALSYLLKQANTIIRNDLERFIEVLKNKAIEHKHTVMMGRTHGVHAEPTTFGLKLSLWYQEMLRNLDRFNAAADVIETGKLSGAVGTYANIDPEVEAYVCEKLGLKPAPVSTQTLQRDRHAQYLSVLALIATSIEKFATEIRGLQKTETREVEEFFAKGQKGSSAMPHKRNPIGSENMAGMARLVRGYMMTAYENVALWHERDISHSSAERVILPDATIVINYMLNRFCRIVDNLTVFPENMKRNIDRTHGVIFSQRVLLSLIDQGMSREEAYDLVQPNAMKAWETETHFRTLIEQEPRITEVLSKEQIDDCFDYTYHLKNVDQIFARMGLV, from the coding sequence ATGATTGAACGTTATACGCGTCCAGAAATGGGTGCCATTTGGACTGAAGAGAATAAATACAAGGCGTGGTTAGAGGTTGAAATTCTTGCCTGTGAAGCATGGAGTAAGTTAGGTGTCATTCCAGCTGAAGATGTTAAGGAAATTCGGGAAAATGCATCATTTGATGTTGACCGAATCTTAGAAATTGAACAAGAAACACGTCATGATGTTGTAGCTTTTACCCGTGCAGTATCTGAAACACTAGGTGATGAGAAGAAGTGGGTTCATTATGGTTTAACATCAACAGATGTTGTTGATACCGCACTATCATATTTACTAAAACAAGCTAACACAATTATTCGCAATGATCTCGAACGCTTTATTGAGGTGTTGAAAAATAAGGCAATTGAACATAAACATACGGTCATGATGGGACGGACGCATGGTGTGCATGCAGAACCAACTACATTTGGTTTGAAGCTATCACTATGGTATCAGGAAATGCTTAGAAATTTAGACCGATTTAACGCTGCTGCTGATGTTATTGAAACAGGTAAATTATCTGGCGCGGTTGGAACTTATGCAAATATTGACCCTGAAGTTGAAGCGTATGTATGTGAAAAGCTAGGATTAAAGCCTGCCCCAGTATCAACACAAACGTTACAGCGTGATCGTCATGCGCAATATTTATCTGTACTTGCTTTAATTGCGACATCAATTGAAAAGTTTGCAACAGAAATTCGTGGACTCCAAAAAACAGAGACGAGAGAAGTAGAGGAGTTCTTTGCGAAAGGACAAAAAGGATCATCAGCAATGCCGCATAAACGAAACCCAATTGGATCTGAGAATATGGCGGGTATGGCACGTTTAGTTCGAGGCTATATGATGACAGCTTATGAAAATGTTGCTTTATGGCATGAGCGTGACATCTCGCACTCATCTGCAGAACGGGTGATTTTACCAGATGCGACAATTGTGATTAACTACATGCTCAATCGTTTTTGCCGAATTGTCGATAATTTAACTGTTTTCCCTGAGAATATGAAGCGCAATATTGATCGGACACATGGCGTTATTTTCTCACAGCGAGTGCTATTATCACTCATCGATCAAGGGATGAGCCGTGAGGAAGCGTATGATTTAGTTCAACCAAATGCAATGAAAGCATGGGAAACTGAAACGCATTTTAGAACATTGATTGAACAGGAACCTCGAATTACAGAAGTTTTATCAAAGGAACAAATTGATGACTGTTTTGATTACACATATCACTTAAAAAATGTTGATCAAATATTTGCGAGAATGGGTTTGGTTTAA
- a CDS encoding NCS2 family permease — MLNKFFKLEELGTNVRTEFTAGLTTFLAMAYILFVNPDILGAAGMDKGAVFTATALSAIIGTLVMGIFANYPVALAPGMGINAFFAFTVVIGAGIQWETALTAVLVSGILFLVLSLTGVREKIINGIPATLKLAVAAGIGLFIAFVGFQSAEIIVADEATLVKLGDFTHGPTALAIFGLLVTVILMAFKVKGGVFYGMVITAVVGVIFGEVELPTQVVSKVPSLEPTFGKAFAHFGDIFTWEMAGIILTFLFVDFFDTAGTLVAVASKAGLMKDNELPRAGRALLADSSATVVGAVLGTSTTTAFVESATGVGVGGKTGLTSVFTSLFFFLALFFSPLLSVVTSSVTAPALIIVGVLMASSLKDIAWDQIEDAIPAFLTVIIMPLAYSIATGIAVGFTFYPITMLITGKGKKIHPIMWGLSIVFVLYLIFLS; from the coding sequence ATGTTAAACAAATTTTTTAAGTTGGAAGAGTTAGGTACAAATGTAAGAACTGAGTTTACTGCGGGTCTAACTACATTCTTGGCAATGGCGTACATTTTATTTGTTAACCCAGATATTTTAGGCGCTGCTGGTATGGATAAAGGTGCAGTTTTCACTGCAACTGCGTTATCAGCAATTATTGGTACTTTGGTTATGGGGATATTTGCTAATTATCCAGTTGCTTTAGCGCCAGGTATGGGGATTAACGCATTCTTTGCCTTTACAGTTGTTATCGGTGCGGGCATACAGTGGGAAACAGCGTTAACTGCAGTTTTAGTTTCAGGAATTCTTTTCTTAGTGCTATCACTGACTGGGGTACGCGAAAAGATTATTAACGGGATTCCAGCGACTCTGAAGTTAGCTGTTGCAGCTGGTATTGGTTTATTTATTGCTTTTGTTGGTTTTCAAAGTGCGGAAATTATTGTAGCTGATGAAGCTACATTAGTTAAGCTTGGAGACTTCACTCATGGTCCAACTGCTTTAGCTATTTTTGGACTACTTGTTACAGTTATTTTAATGGCTTTCAAAGTAAAAGGCGGCGTATTCTATGGAATGGTAATTACTGCGGTTGTTGGTGTTATTTTTGGCGAAGTTGAATTACCAACTCAAGTTGTATCGAAAGTACCAAGTCTTGAGCCTACTTTTGGAAAAGCCTTTGCCCATTTTGGCGATATTTTCACATGGGAAATGGCTGGTATTATTTTAACTTTCCTATTTGTTGACTTCTTTGATACAGCAGGTACATTAGTGGCTGTTGCTAGCAAAGCTGGATTGATGAAAGATAATGAATTACCTCGTGCTGGTAGAGCATTGCTTGCTGATTCAAGTGCTACGGTTGTAGGTGCTGTGCTAGGAACTTCAACAACAACTGCTTTCGTTGAATCTGCAACAGGTGTTGGTGTTGGTGGTAAGACAGGTTTAACGTCTGTATTTACATCATTGTTCTTTTTCTTAGCATTATTTTTCTCACCATTATTATCAGTAGTAACATCATCTGTTACTGCTCCTGCTCTAATTATTGTTGGAGTTTTAATGGCATCAAGCTTAAAAGATATTGCGTGGGATCAAATTGAAGATGCTATCCCTGCATTTTTAACTGTTATTATCATGCCGTTAGCATACAGTATTGCAACAGGTATTGCGGTAGGATTCACATTCTATCCAATTACAATGCTAATCACAGGAAAAGGTAAGAAGATTCACCCAATTATGTGGGGGTTATCAATAGTATTTGTTCTATATCTAATTTTCTTATCATAA
- the purC gene encoding phosphoribosylaminoimidazolesuccinocarboxamide synthase codes for MKKELLYQGKAKYVYQTDKPNQLILAYKDQATAFNGKKKETIIGKGRFNNLISAKVFQFLHDKKIPSHFIELINDTEQLVEKTMIIPLEVVVRNLATGSIVKRLGFEEKTTFAPALVELYYKNDDLDDPIINDQHATLLTNTTEEEIELIKGLALKINQLLIPYFEQVGVKLVDFKLEFGRNQSGKIVLADEISPDTCRFWDVETNSSLDKDVFRQGTGDLLSVYQEILNRLGEIK; via the coding sequence GTGAAAAAAGAACTTCTCTATCAAGGTAAGGCAAAATATGTGTATCAGACAGATAAGCCAAATCAATTGATTTTAGCTTACAAGGATCAAGCGACAGCCTTTAATGGTAAAAAGAAAGAAACAATTATCGGAAAAGGCCGTTTTAATAATTTGATCTCTGCCAAAGTTTTTCAATTTTTACATGACAAAAAAATCCCAAGCCACTTTATTGAATTAATAAATGACACTGAACAGCTCGTGGAAAAGACGATGATTATTCCACTTGAAGTTGTTGTAAGAAATCTAGCGACAGGCAGCATTGTTAAGCGATTAGGGTTTGAAGAAAAGACTACTTTCGCGCCTGCATTAGTTGAGCTGTATTATAAAAATGATGATTTAGATGATCCAATCATTAATGATCAACATGCTACTTTACTGACAAATACGACAGAAGAAGAAATTGAATTGATTAAAGGTCTTGCGTTAAAAATAAATCAGCTTCTGATTCCGTATTTCGAGCAAGTTGGTGTTAAGTTAGTAGATTTTAAGCTTGAGTTTGGTAGAAATCAAAGTGGGAAGATTGTTTTAGCTGATGAAATATCACCAGATACGTGTAGATTTTGGGACGTTGAAACAAATTCCAGCTTAGATAAAGATGTGTTTCGTCAAGGAACTGGTGATTTACTGTCAGTTTATCAAGAGATATTAAATCGATTGGGGGAGATCAAATGA